In Acanthopagrus latus isolate v.2019 chromosome 17, fAcaLat1.1, whole genome shotgun sequence, the following are encoded in one genomic region:
- the LOC119006179 gene encoding DENN domain-containing protein 4B-like, protein MTEEKCPQLVDYFVVAGLDPAGPWRPLDEDGKTSTNSSSTPSSSSLSSSGRAVESVTDLAVIARGLGEEVPEGFTCIERTLGGHSAELSAGLINNPHLYLCYRRGRDKPPILDLGVLYEGKEQLKQGWYVIETTPYSRSASLSAGGAPTAHRVFLMYRRALDSQGLHTLGVTDIALLLPSKGEVAPHTFCRVDKNLNTGMWGPALYVCYKRAVAKANALVYKAGLLSRYPAEDQEAFPLPESVPVFCLPMGVTVESWPLNTKYQLPVFSTFVLTSASGDKVYGAAIQFYESFSRELLSERQSVRLGLLSVVDRRPITNRSLQVKKSICVLSHWPFFTVFQKFLTFVYRYSISGPHVLPLEKHISSFMHNVPFPSPQRPRILVQLSPYDNLLLCQPVSSPLPLSGASFLKLLQNLGPENACTLLLAVLTEHKLLLHSLRPDVLTSVSEALVSMSFPLRWLCPYIPLCPLQMADVLLAPMPFIVGVHSSYFDLYDPPTDVVCVDLDTNTIFQSEDKKPLSWRSLPRKHGKTLFNTLTNLHKTLEQICTPGQEEATLEFLLTDYDQIYRSQKQLELEIQEAFLRFMSCLLRGYRTFLLPITQAPSDTTTDCSSLFNLQGFLKSRDRTQQKFYSQLTRTQMFTQFIEECSFVSDRHACLEFFDECVQKVDVEKPEEVRLIDLDETHSGEHTVFIMPPEEPQEPDGSECPALYSYEIFPTLRPELFDRPQDQLRVPAKGSAPSSPAPRRTKQEIKLAQKRAQKYSAVPDMWSKCLLGHCYGLWFIYLPTFVRAESAKVRALHTAYDVLKHMENRKVVLPDEVCYRILMQLCGQYGQPVLAVRVLLEMKKAGITPNTITYGYYNKAVLESKWPSTSQGGRLRWAKLRNVLLAVAQFRQPIKHRQKSGSVGSRGEAMMDPDQRPRPHSNLIRQSSWSGLSESSSHESLTGSLVKSNSLNSMKTPTDKVKLCKKTILHNAGSNGDAVSRKPPMGRRDTSTPPPAPPGGVLVRRSQVCLSTFYKECAESADSEPDCSCQPAERDGRPAGTRDSAGRNKVVDENYNNVSSPSRGGLAGKLQQLLTPTRHRVSVRRAASVDDRRPGGGGGIGRRVSEQRQSRKAQVAETLLKAKDRLVSATSESSLSVGSDLDLTDTPSPAYPLRRSWDASQEATGLEVLMSSCSLCRSCNSLVYDEEIMAGWTSDDSNLNSSCPFCCASFVPFLNAEICDLGPISSGERSNWNMEDEVESAVRPPSGQEASQRHQCNGLSEDSSSETSSYSENSRTTTGSSVGGAPQVTVAYLSPLVLRKELESLLENEGEAVLAQPQFLENHSIIYWNLVWYFQRLGLPSNLLQLVRASPLVSQFTQSENSAVRVRLLWDTLTPDTDQWPPLYILWRIHSGVPMRSYSWRRHNHPFTLSFLEEVLRWVGMNEVHKAVTLFLDTLAKQPGSAWTQRSLYREFLFLTLAAMGKDHVAAFDKKYKAAYTRLSGTLGREELRKKRAQPPSPKAIDCRRSFHPPLEC, encoded by the exons ATGACAGAGGAGAAATGTCCCCAGCTGGTGGACTACTTTGTAGTGGCAGGTCTCGACCCTGCGGGGCCCTGGAGGCCCCTGGACGAGGATGGAAAGACTTCCACCAACTCGTCTTcgacaccctcctcctcttcattgtCTTCGTCGGGCCGGGCAGTGGAGTCGGTGACGGACCTGGCGGTGATCGCCCGGGGGCTCGGAGAGGAGGTGCCGGAGGGCTTCACCTGCATCGAGAGGACGCTGGGCGGACACTCGGCCGAGCTGAGCGCCGGCCTCATCAACAACCCGCACCTGTACCTGTGCTACCGCCGCGGACGAGACAAACCGCCCATCCTGGACCTCGG GGTTCTGTATGAGGGGAAGGAGCAGCTGAAACAGGGCTGGTACGTCATCGAGACGACGCCCTACAGCCGCTCGGCCAGCCTCAGCGCCGGCGGCGCTCCGACGGCTCACCGGGTGTTCCTGATGTACCGGCGGGCTCTGGACTCCCAGGGCCTCCACACGCTGGGCGTCACCGACATCGCCCTGCTGCTGCCCAGCAAAGGAGAGGTCGCCCCGCACACCTTCTGCCGCGTGGACAAGAACCTCAACACCGGCATG tgggGTCCAGCGCTGTATGTGTGCTACAAGCGAGCTGTGGCCAAAGCCAACGCCCTCGTCTACAAAGCCG GTCTGCTCAGTCGGTACCCAGCGGAGGACCAGGAGGCGTTTCCTCTGCCGGAGTCGGTGCCGGTCTTCTGTCTGCCGATGGGCGTCACCGTGGAGAGCTGGCCTCTGAACACCAAATACCAGCTGCCCGTCTTCTCCACCTTCGTCCTCACCTCCGCCTCCGGGGACAAG GTTTACGGAGCAGCCATCCAGTTCTACGAGTCGTTCTCCAGGGAGCTGCTGTCGGAGCGGCAGAGCGTGAGGCTCGGGCTGCTCAGCGTGGTCGACCGGCGGCCCATCACCAACCGCAGCCTGCAGGTGAAGAAGAGCATCTGCGTCCTCTCCCACTGGCCCTTCTTCACCGTCTTCCAGAAGTTCCTCACCTTCGTCTACAGATACTCGATCTCCGGACCCCACGTCCTGCCGCTCGAGAA ACACATCTCCAGCTTCATGCACAACGTCCCGTTTCCTTCTCCACAGCGGCCTCGCATCCTCGTGCAG CTCTCTCCGTACGACAACCTGCTGCTCTGCCAGCCCGTCTCCTCTCCGCTCCCGCTCAG tgggGCGAGCTTCCTGAAGCTGCTTCAGAACCTCGGTCCAGAGAACGCCTGCACTCTGCTGCTCGCCGTCCTCACCgaacacaagctgctgctgcactcgcTCCGGCCCGACGTCCTCACCTCCGTCAGCGAGGCGCTCGTCTCT ATGAGCTTCCCGCTGCGCTGGCTCTGTCCCTACATCCCTCTGTGTCCGCTGCAGATGGCCGACGTGCTGCTGGCTCCGATGCCGTTCATCGTGGGCGTCCACTCCAGCTACTTCGACCTGTACGACCCCCCCACCGACGTGGTGTGTGTCGACCTGGACACCAACACCATCTTTCA GTCAGAGGACAAGAAGCCGTTGTCATGGCGATCGTTACCCAGAAAGCACGGCAAGACGTTGTTCAACACCCTCACCAACCTCCACAAGACCCTGGAGCAGA TTTGTACTCCCGGTCAGGAGGAGGCGACGCTGGAGTTCCTGTTGACAGACTACGATCAGATCTACCGGAGTCAGaagcagctggagctggagatcCAGGAGGCGTTCCTTCGCTTCATGAGCTGCCTGCTGCGAGGATACCGAACCTTCCTGCTGCCCATCACCCAGGCTCCGTCAGACACCACCACCGACTGCAGCTCCCTGTTCAACCTGCAGG gtttCCTGAAGTCTCGCGATCGAACGCAGCAGAAGTTCTACAGTCAGCTGACGAGGACTCAGATGTTCACTCAGTTCATCGAGGAGTGTTCCTTCGTCAGCGACCGGCACGCCTGCCTCGAGTTCTTCGACGAGTGCGTCCAAAAG GTGGACGTGGAGAAGCCGGAGGAGGTGAGGCTGATCGACCTGGATGAGACTCACAGCGGAGAACACACAGTCTTCATCATGCCGCCTGAAGAGCCTCAGGAACCGGACGGGTCCGAGTGTCCTGCCCTCTACAG TTATGAAATCTTCCCCACACTGAGGCCGGAGCTCTTCGACCGGCCCCAGGACCAGCTGAGGGTCCCGGCTAAGGGCAGCGCCCCCAGTAGCCCCGCCCCCCGACGCACAAAACAG GAGATCAAGTTGGCCCAGAAGCGGGCTCAGAAGTACTCGGCGGTGCCGGACATGTGGTCCAAGTGCCTGCTGGGTCACTGTTACGGCCTCTGGTTCATCTACCTGCCCACCTTCGTCCGGGCGGAGAGCGCCAAGGTGCGCGCGCTGCACACGGCGTACGACGTCCTCAAACACATGGAGAACCGCAAGGTGGTGCTGCCGGACGAG gtgtgtTACAGGATCCTGATGCAGCTGTGCGGTCAGTACGGTCAGCCCGTCCTCGCTGTTCGAGTCCTGCTGGAGATGAAGAAGGCTGGAATCACACCCAACACCATCACCTACGGATACTACAACAag GCGGTGCTGGAGAGCAAGTGGCCGTCCACCAGTCAGGGAGGACGTCTCCGCTGGGCCAAGCTGAGGAACGTCCTGTTGGCCGTGGCCCAGTTCAGACAGCCAATCAAACATCGACAGAAGAGCGGCTCGGTGGGGTCGCGAGGAG AAGCGATGATGGACCCCGATCAGAGGCCCCGCCCCCACTCCAATCTGATTCGTCAGTCCAGTTGGAGCGGTCTGTCTGAGAGCTCCAGTCACGAGTCTCTGACGGGTTCACTGGTGAAGAGCAACAGTCTGAACAGCATGAAGACGCCGACTGACA AGGTGAAGCTCTGTAAGAAGACCATCCTCCATAACGCCGGGTCGAACGGTGACGCCGTCTCCCGCAAACCTCCGATGGGACGCAGAGACACCTCCACGCCGCCTCCAGCGCCCCCCGGTGGAGTTCTGGTTCGCAGGAGTCAGGTCTGCCTGTCCACCTTCTACAAAGAGTGTGCAGAGTCGGCCGACTCGGAGCCGGATTGCAGCTGCCAGCCGGCAGAGAGAGACGGCAG ACCTGCAGGAACGCGGGACTCTGCCGGCAGAAATAAAGTCGTAGACGAGAACTACAACAACGTCTCCTCCCCGAGCCGAGGAGGTCTGGCGGGGAAACTCCAGCAGCTTCTGACTCCGACCAGACACCGAGTGTCTGTACGACGAGCCGCCAGCGTGGACGACCGGcgtccaggaggaggaggagggatcgGACGGAGGGTGTCGGAACAGAGGCAGTCCAGGAAAGCTCAAGTGGCTGAAACTCTGCTGAAAGCCAAGGACAGGCTGGTCAGCGCCACCTCAGAG AGTTCGTTGTCTGTAGGAAGTGACCTGGACTTGACGGACACGCCCAGTCCAGCTTATCCTCTGCGCCGGTCCTGGGACGCCAGTCAGGAGGCGACGGGACTGGAG GTGTTGATgtccagctgctctctgtgtcgCAGCTGTAACTCGCTGGTTTATGACGAGGAGATCATGGCCGGCTGGACGTCAGACGACTCCAACCTGAACTCGTCCTGCCCGTTCTGCTGCGCCTCCTTCGTGCCCTTCCTGAACGCTGAGATCTGTGACCTCGGACCCATCAGCAG TGGCGAGCGCAGCAACTGGAACATGGAGGACGAGGTGGAGAGCGCAGTGAGGCCACCTAGTGGTCAGGAGGCGTCCCAGCGGCACCAGTGTAACGGGCTGAGTGAAGACTCGAGCTCCGAGACGAGCAGCTACTCCGAGAACAGCCGGACGACCACA ggCTCCTCAGTGGGCGGAGCTCCCCAGGTGACGGTGGCCTACCTGAGCCCTCTGGTTCtgaggaaggagctggagagtCTGCTGGAGAACGAGGGCGAGGCGGTCCTGGCTCAGCCTCAGTTCCTGGAGAACCACTCCATCATCTACTGGAACCTGGTGTGGTACTTCCAGCGCCTCGGGCTGCCCAGtaacctgctgcagctggtccGAGCCTCGCCACTGGTCAGCCAGTTCACGCAG TCGGAGAACTCTGCCGTGAGGGTGAGGCTCCTCTGGGACACCCTGACCCCCGACACAGACCAGTGGCCCCCCCTCTACATCCTCTGGAGGATCCACA GTGGCGTCCCGATGAGAAGCTACAGCTGGCGGAGACACAACCACCCGTTCACCCTGTCCTTCCTGGAGGAGGTGCTGCGGTGGGTCGGCATGAACGAGGTGCACAAAGCCGTCACCCTCTTCCTGGACACGCTGGCCAAACAGCCGGGCTCGGCCTGGACGCAGAG GAGTTTGTACAGAGAGTTCCTCTTCCTCACGCTGGCAGCTATGGGCAAAGATCACGTTG ccgcGTTCGATAAAAAGTACAAGGCGGCGTACACTCGGCTCAGCGGCACTCTGGGTCGAGAGGAGCTCCGGAAGAAGCGAGCTCAGCCTCCCAGCCCCAAAGCCATCGACTGCAGACGCAGCTTCCACCCGCCGCTCGAATGCTGA